The DNA segment GTGTTGGGCGCAGTCATCGTTCGCCCTTTCGGTCACGGGTCATGCGCCGCTCCAGTACACCCAGAAGCACTGAGAGGCTGAGGGTCAGGACTAGGTAGATGAAGGCCGACACGAAGTAACCCTCACGGAACTTGAACGTGCTGGCTGAGAACTGGCGGGCTCGTTGGGTGATCTCCAGGGCCCCAAGTACCGAAAGCAGTGATGTGTCCTTGAGGATGGCAATGAAGTCATTGCCCATAGGCGGAATGATGGCCCGCATGGCCTGGGGCAGGACCACTGATCGCATGGTCTGGCGACGGTTTAGCCCTAGAGACCGGCCAGCTTCGGTCTGGCCCGGTGGGATCGATTGGATACCGCCTCGGAAGATTTCGGCCATGTAGGCCCCATAGATGACCGCGAGAGTCACCGTGGCCCGCATCTCGAACGACAGGTTGAACTCCCAACCGAACCACGCATTCAGGCGGGTGTTGAGCAGGTCGGTGAACTCTGGAACGAGGATCAGGGCCACGGTGAAGATCAGGGGCAGCATGGGGATGCCCCGGACGAACTCGACGTAGGTGCGGGCCAGATTTCGGATTATCACGTTGCGCGACATCTGGCCGGTACCGGCGATCAGCGCTATTCCCAGAGCAATGCCGAAGGCGTAGATGGTGGAGCGAAGAGTGAGCCCAAGGCCGGGAATGATCCGTTCCCAGGCGAGGCCGTAGTCGTCGTTGACGATGATCTGGAAGCCCATCCACACCAGCACAGCGAGAATGATCACCGACCACCACGGGAAGGTGTCCCACCACGGCCGTTCGTCGGTGATACGGCCGTCGCGCGACGACCGAAATTCGCTCATCGGGCGGACCTCACCGC comes from the Acidimicrobiales bacterium genome and includes:
- a CDS encoding amino acid ABC transporter permease codes for the protein MSEFRSSRDGRITDERPWWDTFPWWSVIILAVLVWMGFQIIVNDDYGLAWERIIPGLGLTLRSTIYAFGIALGIALIAGTGQMSRNVIIRNLARTYVEFVRGIPMLPLIFTVALILVPEFTDLLNTRLNAWFGWEFNLSFEMRATVTLAVIYGAYMAEIFRGGIQSIPPGQTEAGRSLGLNRRQTMRSVVLPQAMRAIIPPMGNDFIAILKDTSLLSVLGALEITQRARQFSASTFKFREGYFVSAFIYLVLTLSLSVLLGVLERRMTRDRKGER